The following coding sequences lie in one Rutidosis leptorrhynchoides isolate AG116_Rl617_1_P2 chromosome 4, CSIRO_AGI_Rlap_v1, whole genome shotgun sequence genomic window:
- the LOC139840741 gene encoding uncharacterized protein yields MNIVQKFTSVAHPQANGLCEVTNRDIVSGIKKRLNEKRTGWVDELSNVLWAHRKTFMKSTCETPFSLVYGSEAMIPVEILVPTHTVANFDETANNDALCQNLNFATERILMAAIKEANNKQHIAKYYNKKVRALAFDVGEWVLRNNEASRTENVCKLGPNREGPYQIIAINAVGSYKLADIEGRILPNAWHATLLKRYYA; encoded by the coding sequence ATGAACATTGTGCAGAAATTTACATCAGTTGCGCATCCGCAAGCCAATGGATTATGCGAAGTTACTAACCGTGATATTGTTAGCGGCATTAAAAAGCGCTTAAATGAAAAACGTACTGGATGGGTTGATGAACTATCCAATGTGCTATGGGCACatcgtaaaacatttatgaaaAGTACATGTGAAACACCCTTTAGTCTTGTGTATGGCTCAGAGGCAATGATTCCCGTAGAAATACTTGTGCCAACACATACGGTAGCCAATTTTGATGAAACTGCGAATAATGATGCTTTGTGCCAAAATTTGAATTTTGCGACAGAACGCATACTGATGGCTGCAATAAAAGAAGCGAATAATAAGCAACATATTGCGAAATATTATAACAAAAAGGTGCGTGCTTTAGCCTTCGATGTTGGCGAGTGGGTTTTGCGTAACAATGAAGCAAGTCGCACAGAAAATGTTTGTAAATTGGGACCCAACCGGGAGGGTCCCTACCAAATAATAGCAATAAACGCGGTTGGTTCTTATAAGCTCGCAGACATTGAAGGAAGAATCCTCCCTAATGCATGGCATGCTACGCTGTTAAAAAGATATTACGCATAA